From the genome of Blautia hydrogenotrophica DSM 10507:
TGTAATAGTCAAAAATCTCACTGGATGTGCTGTTATTCTCAATGATAATAATCTCGTAATTCGAATAGGTAGATTTCTCCCAGATGGACTCTAGACACTCCTGAAGAGATTGCTTTTCATCCTTATTGGGAATAAGAATTGAGATCTTTTCCTCCTTTTTCAATGGATATTTCACCCGGTAAAATCCATAGTCTTTCGTGTGGCTCACAGTTCCGCTCACCTGCATACGCTTCAAATGCGCCTCAATCGCCCTCTTCCCTGCCTCAAAAGCGTACATCTTGCTGGCCGGATTGTCCGCCGTGGATGCCCTGTGAGTCCGCCAGTGATAGAGGATCTCCGGCACATGGGCCACTTTTTTGGCAACCTCCACACATCGGAAAATGAAATCATAGTCCTGTGCGCCGTCAAACTCTCTGCGAAAGCCTCCCACCTGTTCCACCAGACTTTTACGCACCACAAAAAAATGACAGATATAGTTATTCGATCTGAGCAAATCCAGATTAAAATCCGGCTTCAAGTGAGGCTGAAAATGCTCACCCAGGTCCATCGTCACCTTATCCTCATCCGTATAGACCACATCCGTGTCCTTCTCCTGCAAAGCCTGAACCACCTCGTAGAGCGCATTAGGCGCCAGCAAGTCATCGTGGTCCAAAAGTCCTAAAAACTCTCCTTTCACCATGGCAAAAGCCCGGTTGGTGTTCTCTGCAATCCCCAGGTTCTCCTTCAAATTTTCGAACCGGATTCTTGGGTCCTCCTGGGCAAAACGGTTCAGTACTCTGCTCATTGCTTCATCCTGAGGACTTCCGTTGGCAATGCACAGCTCCCAGTTTTCATAGGTCTGCTCCTGCACAGAATGTATCATCTGGCACAGAAACTTCTCAGGTGTCCGGTAAGCCGGCACCACGATACTGATCAGCGGTGCATAGGAAAACCGTCTCTTTCTCTGCTTTCTCAGGTTCTCCTGCGTGGGAACATACGCCTCATACCAGGGGCCATATGGAATCTCTTCCGGCTCAAAACGTTCATGCAGTCTCACCCAAAATTCTTTCGGCCCATAGTGCTTCAGATAGCGAAGACCTTTTTGAACGGTATACGGAGAGAGTTTTCCAAGCATTCGGCCCCACTGAATCTTTCCGCCCGCTTTCTTATCTATTCCCATGTCTACTCCTTGTTTTCTTTTTATTGTAATCGCCGGGCGGCTATATCATACATTGCTGTTTGTATAACATCCGCCGCCGGCACTCTCGTTTTTCATAATACCATTCCCTATTAGTTTTTGCAAGAAAGGGAATACTAGTACAGCGCCAAAATAGTAACTATTCGTTACCGTTCAGATCTTCAATATTCCGCGAGGTGTTTTTGCACATTTTGTACAAAAATCTCGAGATATACTCGCGCCAAACTGTCGTTTCCAGCAGTCTGTGTGCATCGTGAAGCGCGTTACTGCTTACGGCATACAAGTGAGTGAACAGTAATACCTATTCAGCCAGCAAGCTCAGATTCGCACCTGCCGTTGCTTTTCACCGCATACGCGTTGGAATCTTCGCTTATGACTAAGCGCCATATGTCTGATAAACCCAAACTTCCTCTCAAATGAGCCTGCTCTTCATTTTTGACCTTATCAGGTGCATGGCTGAATAGTTACTCAAAATATCTTTTGCCCCTGGCATCATAATATGATACAATAAAACGAAGCATTTTGTAACTATTCAGGCATATGGCTGAATAATTACAATACTTTCTATAGTAATACGATAATATCGGAGGTCAACTATGAAAAGATCAAAACTGTTGACAGGTCTGCTGTCTCTCGGACTCACCGCTGCCTTGCTGAATCCATTTTCTGTCCTGGCCACTGCCGAAGGCGCTGCAGCGGACACCGGGATTGCCACTAACAGCATCGAGGGCTGGCCACAGGGACCTGACATCACTTCCAACGCGGCAGTCATTATGGAAGATTCCACAAACACAATTCTCTATGCAAAAAATAAAGACGCGGCTCTTTATCCTTCCAGCATCACCAAGATTATGACTACCTTAATCGCGCTGGAAAACAGCAGCCTGGCGGATACCGTCACTATGACACAGACTGGCACGGCTGCTTCCGGCAACGGCAGTGTCAGCCTAAATGCCCAGGTGGGAGAGACCTTCACCATGGAACAGTGTCTGTACGCCATCATGCTAGGGTCCGCCAACGACATCAGCACTCAAATAGCAGAGCAGGTAGGCGGCTCGGTGGAAAATTTTGTCACGATGATGAACCAGAAGGCCAAAGATTTAGGATGTACCAACACCAATTTTACGAATCCCACCGGTCTTCCTGATGAAAAACAGACTTCCACTGCCTATGATCTGGCCCTGATTATGCAAGCCGCTCTGAAAAACGAAAGTTTTCAGACGATCGCCTCAGCGATGACCTACACCATACCGGCTACCAACCTCACCTCGGCTGAGCGGAACCTGACCAATAACTTTCCTCTGAGTACAGCCACCAGCGCCTCTTACTATGAGGGAACTCTTGGCGGAAAATCCGGCTATACAGAGGCCTCCGGCAGTACACTGGCCGCTGGAGCTTCCAGAAATGGCACCACCTTGATTTGCGTCGTACTCTCCGGTACCGAACAGCAGGTGCCGCCGGAAGCCATCACCTTGCTGGACTACGGTTTTTCTAACTTCCAGACAATCTCCGTAACGGACGAGCTGAACACGATTTCCGGTGGAACTGCCGTGATACCGTCCACCGCCTCCGCTGACGATGTGACTGTGGAGAATACGGGCACTACCGACGATGGCATCAGCCAGCAGTTCACCTACCATGGAACTCCTGTGGGAACTGCCGTCGTGGACGAGGAGGAAGACTCCCCTGGTCCCAGCGCCGATACCCAAGCCTCCAAAGCGAAAGAGGATCCGCTATCCCCGCTTCCATTCGTGCTGATCTTTGGCGCCGGAATCGTTTTGTTAGGACTTCTGGGATACCTGATGCGAAAAGTCATAAAATCATAGTATATGAGGATTTTGCTTCCTCAATCATACAAGACAGAAATAAGAGGAAATAAAGATGAGAAAAAGAAGAAAAAAGATTGCGGCCGCTCTGGTACTTTGTGTCTCACTCCTTAGCAGTCCGTCGGTCCTCGCCGCCGCAATCACCACAAATTCCATCGCCGGCTGGCCCCAGGGGCCGGAAATCGTCGACGAGACCGGGGTCTTGATGGAGGCTGAGACGGGAACCATTTTGTATGACAAGGGAATGGACCAGAGAATGTACCCAGCCAGCACAACAAAAATCATGACGGCGCTGGTGGTTCTGGAAAACACGGAAGATCTCCAGACCAAAATCACCTTCACGGAGACCGGCACCAAAGAAGTGACTCCCGACAGCGCCAATATCCAGGCGCAGCTGGGGGAGGAGCTGACCGTGGAGCAGTGCCTGTACGCCAGCCTGCTGGCGTCGGCCAACGAGGTGTCCAGCCAGCTGGCGGAGTTCGTGGGCGGCACCAAGGAGCATTTCGTGGAGATGATGAACCTGAAAGCCCAGGAGCTGGGCTGTTCAGACACACATTTTACCAATCCCAACGGGCTTCCTGATGAAAACCATTACACCACAGCCCATGATCTGGCTCTGATTATGCAGGCCGCAATTCAAAACGAAACCTTCCGCGAAATTGAGTCCACCCAGACTTACACCATACCGGCCACCAACAAGACGGCCACTCCCCGGAATCTGACCAATCACCACGCAATGTTAGTCAGCGGCAATCCTTCGTATTATGAAGGTGCTTTCGCCGGCAAGACCGGCCACACGGACGCGGCCAAGGATACCCTGGTCACAGCCGCCGAAAAAAACGGTATGACATTGATCTGCGTAGTCCTCAAGTCTGACAACGGACAGGTGGTGGCAGATACCATCAATCTTTTCAACTATGGCTTTGAGCAATTCCAAAGGCTTCCTATGACTGAGAAAGATGAGACGAAATCCGGCGGTTATGCTATCGTACCCAAGAACATAACCAAAGACCAGGTTCAAGTTCAGGAGAACGCTGACGGAGAACTAATCCAACAGACTTACACCTGGCAAAACGTCCAGGTGGGCAGCGCAGCTGTGGAAAAGGTCACTCCGACCCCCACACCCCAGCCAGAGAAAAAAGCCCCTGCTGACACCCAGGAGGAACCCAAACCCTATTTGGCGGATTCCACTTTGTCCCTGGTCATCATTGGAGCTTTGTGTCTCTTAATTTTGATTGGCCTTTCGGCGATCGTAATAAAACTGAAGAAGAAAAAGTAGGTACAGTGCCCAGAAGACGGCGCTGAGCTTCAGTCCCTGCTCCAGCAGAGGCGGGGAAAATTCTAACTGCAGACGATGGCTTCCTGCCGGAACTTTGATTCCCAGGAATCCTAAGTCTGCTTTTTCTATCTCCTGTTCTTCTCCGTCCAGATAAATTTTCCAGCCGTTTTCATAGGGAATCTTAAACACTGCATATCCATTTTTCTCACTGGTCACCCAGCCGGAAATCTCTGACTCCTTTTTCGGCGAGTTCAGGAAAATTCTGCTCTCGTTTTCATCCTCCGGAATCTTATCGATACTGTCATAGTTCTGCCCGTTCTCCAACACAATTGCCCTGTTCAGAATATCCACGCTGTTCTCCCCATCGCAGAGCTTGCGAAAACTTTCTTCGGAGATGGACACGGTCTGCACCGTCCCGATACAGGCGGAGTTTGTGTTTTTATAAAGACGGACATCCCCGAACCTCTTCACCAGTTTGTAGCCGTACTGACTCATACCCGCATCCTTGGACAGCACATAGCGTACCCCGCAAAAAGCTGCGAATTCAGAATCCTCGGCCACCTTGACGAACTGGTAATGATTCGTGTCAGAATACATCAATCCGGGGTAACAGGTCTGTACAAAATCCTTCAGATTCCCGTTCATTGTAGAATTATAAGTGCTGATTCCCCGGTATTCCTGGGCGAGGGAATCCATACAGGCTGTCGCTCCCACGTAGGCTTTCTCCACACGGCAGAACTCCGGGTCCGTAGCCCGGACATAGTTCAGGGCCTGCTGAATGTCCCGGCTGTACAGCTCCCCGAAATATTCCGGGTCGCCTTTTTTCAGAGAAACCCGATCCACAAAACAGGCATTCCCCTCCGATACCATGTTCACCACCACGGCCAGAGCCAAAATCCCATAAAGCCCTCTGCGAAAGCTCTCCCGCTTTACCAAAGCCATGCACAGGACTGCCGCCGCCATGATTTCTCCAGTCATGGCCAGAATACTAGCGTTGGTCTTGTGCCCCACGAAGAAGGAGCGGTCATAGCCCAGGTGATAGACCTTTATCATCAGCAGCGTCGTAAGCGCCAGGCCCACATAGCTGATCTTTCCGGTCTCCATCAGCCAGTCCAACATCCAGGCGATCACAATCGTAAATATCGGAATAAACAGAAACGTATATCTGCTGAAGGGCTGGGTAAATCCATTAAAGACAATTCCTCCCAGCGGCAGCAACAAAGCTAGTCCGATCACAACCGCAGTCACATAGCCGAGTACTTTTCTCCTGGTGGACAGCTTCGTCCTCCACAGGATAAAAAGATACTGAACTCCCAGAATCACAAACAGAGTCGAGGTAAAGACCACAGGGTCCTCATAGTAATTCAGATACCCTGCATAGCCGGACACATTTTCCACAGCCATCCCCCGCAGGTTGCTGGAAAAAAAGCGGTCTAAAAGCGTCCCATAGTAGACACTGGGATAAGGCGCCAACCCTCCCAGGATTCTGGACACCAAAGAAGTCTCACTCTCCAGCCTGGAAGACACGCCAAAGATCACGGCAGCCGTAGGCATGAGAATCGCAAGGCTCATTCCCACCCCCAATAGAATGCTGCCGCAGGAGGAAAGAAACAGACGTATTTTCGTCTTTACTCTCTCCTGCTCCATCATCAGAAGCCGCACGATCAGGTAACAGCCCACCAATATCATGCTCATATAGGCCAGATAAGTGCTGTAGACAGCCGTTGCACAGACCATCAGCGGAAACAACGGCGTGATCTTCTTTTTCTGAAGGGAGCGCTCCAAGAGGAAAAGAAGCACTGGTACATAGACGGTAATCATCCCGAATTGGTAGTGCTGTCCCCAGACAATTAGAAAGCCGTTCAGCCCATAAATATATGCCGCCAGAAATTTCGCTCTCTCGGAAATTCCATAGTATCCCAGTAGATGGTACATGGCCGCTCCTGCCAGCAAAATCCGCCCCAGCTGAATCCACACCAGGTAATAGACCATATGCTCAGGCCCCGTGATGACTCCCAGCAGATACAGCAGAATCAAGGAGGGGTCAAACAGGTTCAGATTGAACATATTTGTCCCAAAGCCGTTGGTGAAATCCCACCAGGAAAAGCTGCCCCTGCGGATATGGTTCACAATCGTCTGGTAGTGCATCGTGTACTGCTGCCAGGTATCATTGCCGGAGTCATTGAACACCGGCAGGTCTCCTCCAAAGATATACCTCCAGTAAATACACAAGCCGCTGACGAGCAGAGCCGCCAGCAGCAGGAGCTTGGTTTTTTGTTCTTTTGTCTTGATAAACTTCATGCCACCCTCATCTCCATAGACCTAACCGCGGATGATCTTCAGATAGCGGGACAGGGCATCCTGCCAGGAAGGCAACCGCTGAAATCCCATGGCTTCCAGTTTGTCCTTATTCATCCGGCTGTTGTGCGGCCTCCTCGCCTTCGCCTGGAACTGCTCGCTGGTCACCGGGACCACCTTCACATCCACGCCTGCCTGACGGAAGATCTCTTTCGCAAACTCATACCAGGTACACAGACCTTCGTTGGTGGCGTGGTAACGCCCATATTTTTCCGTCTCGATCATGTCCACCAAAAGCCTAGCCAGATCGTAGGTGTAGGTTGGAGAACCCACTTGATCGTCCACCACGGTAATCGTGTCGTGATTCTGAGCCAAATTCAGCATCGTCTTGATAAAATTCTTGCCGTTGACACCGAAGACCCAGGCAATACGGACAATGAAATACTTGT
Proteins encoded in this window:
- a CDS encoding glycosyltransferase family 2 protein translates to MGIDKKAGGKIQWGRMLGKLSPYTVQKGLRYLKHYGPKEFWVRLHERFEPEEIPYGPWYEAYVPTQENLRKQRKRRFSYAPLISIVVPAYRTPEKFLCQMIHSVQEQTYENWELCIANGSPQDEAMSRVLNRFAQEDPRIRFENLKENLGIAENTNRAFAMVKGEFLGLLDHDDLLAPNALYEVVQALQEKDTDVVYTDEDKVTMDLGEHFQPHLKPDFNLDLLRSNNYICHFFVVRKSLVEQVGGFRREFDGAQDYDFIFRCVEVAKKVAHVPEILYHWRTHRASTADNPASKMYAFEAGKRAIEAHLKRMQVSGTVSHTKDYGFYRVKYPLKKEEKISILIPNKDEKQSLQECLESIWEKSTYSNYEIIIIENNSTSSEIFDYYKVLEQEHENLKVVHWDREFNYSAINNYGARYAAGEYLLFLNNDVTVITPDWMEEMLGVCQRAEVGAVGVKLYYPDDTIQHAGCVVGLGGVAGHLFTDMPRSRTGYLHKASLLQDMSAVTAACMMIKRSVFQEVGGFTQELSVAFNDVDLCLKVREHGWLVVYDPYAELYHMESKTRGAEDDKKKVRRFQTEIEYMRSHWLKILKQGDPYYNKNLSLTKWNYSLRPLEADKQTRKQYEKSDGDYTKL
- a CDS encoding D-alanyl-D-alanine carboxypeptidase family protein; translation: MKRSKLLTGLLSLGLTAALLNPFSVLATAEGAAADTGIATNSIEGWPQGPDITSNAAVIMEDSTNTILYAKNKDAALYPSSITKIMTTLIALENSSLADTVTMTQTGTAASGNGSVSLNAQVGETFTMEQCLYAIMLGSANDISTQIAEQVGGSVENFVTMMNQKAKDLGCTNTNFTNPTGLPDEKQTSTAYDLALIMQAALKNESFQTIASAMTYTIPATNLTSAERNLTNNFPLSTATSASYYEGTLGGKSGYTEASGSTLAAGASRNGTTLICVVLSGTEQQVPPEAITLLDYGFSNFQTISVTDELNTISGGTAVIPSTASADDVTVENTGTTDDGISQQFTYHGTPVGTAVVDEEEDSPGPSADTQASKAKEDPLSPLPFVLIFGAGIVLLGLLGYLMRKVIKS
- a CDS encoding D-alanyl-D-alanine carboxypeptidase family protein; its protein translation is MRKRRKKIAAALVLCVSLLSSPSVLAAAITTNSIAGWPQGPEIVDETGVLMEAETGTILYDKGMDQRMYPASTTKIMTALVVLENTEDLQTKITFTETGTKEVTPDSANIQAQLGEELTVEQCLYASLLASANEVSSQLAEFVGGTKEHFVEMMNLKAQELGCSDTHFTNPNGLPDENHYTTAHDLALIMQAAIQNETFREIESTQTYTIPATNKTATPRNLTNHHAMLVSGNPSYYEGAFAGKTGHTDAAKDTLVTAAEKNGMTLICVVLKSDNGQVVADTINLFNYGFEQFQRLPMTEKDETKSGGYAIVPKNITKDQVQVQENADGELIQQTYTWQNVQVGSAAVEKVTPTPTPQPEKKAPADTQEEPKPYLADSTLSLVIIGALCLLILIGLSAIVIKLKKKK
- a CDS encoding YfhO family protein produces the protein MKFIKTKEQKTKLLLLAALLVSGLCIYWRYIFGGDLPVFNDSGNDTWQQYTMHYQTIVNHIRRGSFSWWDFTNGFGTNMFNLNLFDPSLILLYLLGVITGPEHMVYYLVWIQLGRILLAGAAMYHLLGYYGISERAKFLAAYIYGLNGFLIVWGQHYQFGMITVYVPVLLFLLERSLQKKKITPLFPLMVCATAVYSTYLAYMSMILVGCYLIVRLLMMEQERVKTKIRLFLSSCGSILLGVGMSLAILMPTAAVIFGVSSRLESETSLVSRILGGLAPYPSVYYGTLLDRFFSSNLRGMAVENVSGYAGYLNYYEDPVVFTSTLFVILGVQYLFILWRTKLSTRRKVLGYVTAVVIGLALLLPLGGIVFNGFTQPFSRYTFLFIPIFTIVIAWMLDWLMETGKISYVGLALTTLLMIKVYHLGYDRSFFVGHKTNASILAMTGEIMAAAVLCMALVKRESFRRGLYGILALAVVVNMVSEGNACFVDRVSLKKGDPEYFGELYSRDIQQALNYVRATDPEFCRVEKAYVGATACMDSLAQEYRGISTYNSTMNGNLKDFVQTCYPGLMYSDTNHYQFVKVAEDSEFAAFCGVRYVLSKDAGMSQYGYKLVKRFGDVRLYKNTNSACIGTVQTVSISEESFRKLCDGENSVDILNRAIVLENGQNYDSIDKIPEDENESRIFLNSPKKESEISGWVTSEKNGYAVFKIPYENGWKIYLDGEEQEIEKADLGFLGIKVPAGSHRLQLEFSPPLLEQGLKLSAVFWALYLLFLLQFYYDRRKANQN
- the rfbD gene encoding dTDP-4-dehydrorhamnose reductase yields the protein MRVLVTGVKGQLGYDVMNELAKRGYEGVGVDVDEMDITDARKVDEVITKAQVDKVVHCAAYTAVDAAEDNVELCRRVNAEGTENIAKVCKRLDLPMVYLSTDYVFDGEGERPWEPDDERDPLNVYGQTKYEGELAVERNLDKYFIVRIAWVFGVNGKNFIKTMLNLAQNHDTITVVDDQVGSPTYTYDLARLLVDMIETEKYGRYHATNEGLCTWYEFAKEIFRQAGVDVKVVPVTSEQFQAKARRPHNSRMNKDKLEAMGFQRLPSWQDALSRYLKIIRG